CCCATCAATTGTTGTATCAGATATATCCGATATAAAATTTATATTCGATGTATCAGACATAACTCATCACCCCTTTAGTACATACAATTCGTAAAAACTTAGGACATTCCTTTGTAAAACGTTCTATAAATTAAGACATATTAAGTATAACGGACATAACTGATGTAACTGATATATCCAGTACGTAGGCTCAGCAAATAAGTGGGGTTAGTTGAATTAAGGCATGAGCCCGATGCAATACTGTACCTATGGTAACCAACAAACTAAAGGAATTTCTTAAGTTAGATGTTACATTTTTATTTTTTACTCATTCAAATATTTATATGTACGGCCTAGAGCTCGCTTGCTAAGGGGAAGAAGCATCCTAGGGCTATTTGGAATATTCGCAAGTGGAATGCAATAGCAACACTACTGAATTAAATTTAGGCAGAGTTAAGACTGCTGACTTAGCTGCTGTAACTAAGTCTAGGACGCAGTTACATGCTTTCTTGTTGATGTGGGCATTGGAAGAAAACTTATGAATGGAATTATCATATTATTGGCCAATTAAATTCGAATTCAAGGTAAAGGTTTTGTTATTGATAATGGAGAGATACAAAACTGAGGAGAGAATATGATTAATAATAAAAAAACAAGCACCTAAAATCTGGTCTTATTGCTGAATTTCTTTTTCGAGAAATGCGCCCGTGAGCTACAGGTGAATTGTGGAGATTACAATAAAATAAAAAAGCTACCACAGGCTGCAAGAGCAGCCAATAGTATCTTTAAATGTTATTCGGAAAACTGCAAGAGCAGTTCATAAAATAACAAAAGTAACTTATTGTGATTGATAAAATAAATTTTATCAATCTGACTTGACCTTTTCAAGTGGTGAAGGTACTTCATTGAAAACATACTTTCGGATTCATACATACCTAGGGGTTACGTAAAATTAATAATTTTTAAAAGCGACTAAGGATTAGAACCGCTGAATACCCCATCGATTGCTGAGAATGTAACCGCTAAAATAAACTTAACAGTTTTTGCTCATTTCAATTGAACACTTTTTCACCAATTTAATAGTTTCCTGTAAACTGAAAATATCAGTTTATTAGGAGGTTGTACCAATGGAGGAGAAGCTTGTGTTACATATCGAAATTCATCAATTACGCAATCGTCGATTAAAGGTTGCACAAATCGCAAAACGACTAAAAATATCACGTAACACCGTGTATAAATATTTAGGTATGTCATTTGAAGATGCAATAAATGAATTTAGTCAGACCGGACGCAAAAAGAAGCTGGATGAATACCAAGATTGGATTGTAGGTTGGTTACTTGAGTTTCCTAGCTTAACGGGAGCGCAAGTTTTAGATTGGCTACAAGAAAAATTCCCAACGATTGATGTAGGAGAAAGTACGGTTAGGCGTTATGTAAATGAAATTCGTGAAATTTATCAAATTGAAAAAGTAGATGAACCTCGAGAATACGAAGCCGTTATTGAACTGCCTCCAGGGAAGCAATTACAAGTAGATTGGGGACAAACCATTCAAAAAACAACGGTTGGTAAAGAAGTGAAATTATATTTCGTAGCCTTTGTGTTAGCACACTCCCGGCATAAATTCACTGTGTGGTTAGATCGACCTTTTACAACAAGAGATACAATAGACTGTCATGAAAAAGCTTTTCAGTTTTATGGCGGTATAACGGATGAAATTGTTTACGATCAAGATAATTTAATTGCGGTAAGTGAAAACGCTGGGGATCTTATTTTAACTCAGGAGTTTCAACAATACGTAAAAGACCGGAAATTTAAAATCTATCTGTGCCGCAAAGCAGATCCCGAATCGAAAGGCAAAATAGAGAGTGTTGTAAAATACGTAAAATATAATTTCGCTAAAAATCGAATTTATACAACACTTGAGGACTGGAACGATAGGTCTTTAAAATGGTTAGAACGTACAGGGAATTATAAAGTGCACAATACAACAAAAAAGAGACCTTTCGAAGTGTTTCTCCTGGAAAAGCAACACTTAAGAAAAGTCTCTACACCGCTTCCTAAATTAGAAAGCAACCATATAGAAATTATAACAAGGAATGTCAACAAGGACAACACAGTTCGGTACGCATCTAATCGATATTCCGTTCCACTGGGAACATATACGAACTATCCAGTCATACAAATAGTGCCCCAAGGGCAGAAATTAAAAATATTAGTACCGCATACTGGCGAAATTCTTGCGGAACATACCATTAGTTTAGAAAAAGGCAAACTAATAAAAAATATAAATCATGGACGTGATCGCTCTAAGTCGCTCGATGAGTTACAACGTAATGTGCTCACTTTATTTCCATTTAAAGGAGCCGAGCAATATATTCAAGATGTTTGTCATACATACGGTCGATATCGTAGAGATCAATTATTGTTATTCCAAAAAATTGCGAAAGAGAACCCAGAATGGATTTCTGCAGCAATTAATAAATGTATTCAAGAAAAGTTATATAGCGCAAATGAGTTTCGAGATGTGGTCGCCTATTTTAAGCGAACAAAAATTGAACCAGAACAGCCAATAACTACTGTAAAAGAATCAAAAGAATCGCTAGCAATAGCAGTTCAAACGAGAGATTTAAAAGAATACATTCAACGTATGGGAGGCAAATAATATGAGTAAAAGTGTGGCAGATATCCAACAGGCATTTAAGCAATTACGTTTAGCAGAAACGGCTGAGGGGCTCCCAGAGCTTCTCCGCCAAGCAGAGCAAGTATCGTGGACGTATTTAGAATTCATTGATGAACTAACAACATTAGAGCTTAAAAGACGAGAAGAAAAGAGTATCGAAAAGCGTTTATCGTGGGCACGTTTCCCATACCATAAGCCGTTGCATATGTTTCAGTTAGAGGAGCAAACAGCGATTACAGAGCGCCAAATGAAACAGCTGCAAGAGTTCCAATGGTTAGAGCAAAGTTACAATTTAATTCTTTTGGGACCACCTGGTGCAGGGAAAACGTTATTGGCCGTAGGCTTAGGCATTGAAGCCATTCAAAAAGGCTTTCAAGTCTATTTCATAACAATGGGAGAATTAATTCAGTTATTGAAAACTGAGGAATTTACACATCGCTCACAAATCCAATTAAAACGTTTGAGAGCGTCAGATTTAATTATTATCGATGATGTGATGTATATGGCTTTAGATCAACGGGAAGCCACTTTATTCTTTCAACTCGTACATCAGCTATACGAACAAAGTTCGCTAATATTGACATCAAATCGAAGTCCAGAAGAATGGACAGAGTTAGTAGATAACCAAGGGATGATGACTGCTATTTTAGACCGCCTGTTACACAGAGTCGAGGTCATTCATATGAACAATGAAAGTCATCGTTTAAAACATCAACAAAGAATCTTTAACGTAAGCCCGAAATATAAAAAATAGCGCACCTTTACGGTACGCACGACAAATGGCCAACTATCCTAAATTTTTTTCAGATAGTTGGCTATTTTGCACATGTGGCTTGAATATTTTCTGACCAAGGCATGTAG
Above is a window of Solibacillus sp. FSL W7-1436 DNA encoding:
- the istA gene encoding IS21 family transposase; translated protein: MLHIEIHQLRNRRLKVAQIAKRLKISRNTVYKYLGMSFEDAINEFSQTGRKKKLDEYQDWIVGWLLEFPSLTGAQVLDWLQEKFPTIDVGESTVRRYVNEIREIYQIEKVDEPREYEAVIELPPGKQLQVDWGQTIQKTTVGKEVKLYFVAFVLAHSRHKFTVWLDRPFTTRDTIDCHEKAFQFYGGITDEIVYDQDNLIAVSENAGDLILTQEFQQYVKDRKFKIYLCRKADPESKGKIESVVKYVKYNFAKNRIYTTLEDWNDRSLKWLERTGNYKVHNTTKKRPFEVFLLEKQHLRKVSTPLPKLESNHIEIITRNVNKDNTVRYASNRYSVPLGTYTNYPVIQIVPQGQKLKILVPHTGEILAEHTISLEKGKLIKNINHGRDRSKSLDELQRNVLTLFPFKGAEQYIQDVCHTYGRYRRDQLLLFQKIAKENPEWISAAINKCIQEKLYSANEFRDVVAYFKRTKIEPEQPITTVKESKESLAIAVQTRDLKEYIQRMGGK
- the istB gene encoding IS21-like element helper ATPase IstB, which produces MSKSVADIQQAFKQLRLAETAEGLPELLRQAEQVSWTYLEFIDELTTLELKRREEKSIEKRLSWARFPYHKPLHMFQLEEQTAITERQMKQLQEFQWLEQSYNLILLGPPGAGKTLLAVGLGIEAIQKGFQVYFITMGELIQLLKTEEFTHRSQIQLKRLRASDLIIIDDVMYMALDQREATLFFQLVHQLYEQSSLILTSNRSPEEWTELVDNQGMMTAILDRLLHRVEVIHMNNESHRLKHQQRIFNVSPKYKK